AGTTTGATTTGATGCCAACTAAGACAAAACAAAGTAAGAAAACTAAAACTAGCAATTTCTAATTTTTGGCTTGATATTTTGTTAGGAGAAATgaaaaaacaataaatacaaAGCTATTGCTGATAATTCATTCATTCTcagttagtattttttttcttccttttattATATAAGTATACCCAATATCCTTGTCTAACTAGTTCGAAAGATTGTGACATCTAACGCAATTATAACAAGACAAATAATTATTCGAAATTTCAGTATTGAGAACTACTACATAAACTAAGCTGGCAATATATCATGTGAAATTGTGAAGGgttccaaaaattaaattagaggTGGGGACTGGGATTGGTATTTTGAGTCGACTTAGCAAAGTCAATCAGAAATAGAAATGAGAAATTTACTTTAAATTGCCTTAATATTATCATAAATAATTGATAATGAAATGTGGGTCAGTGGGCCTGCTTCGTAGATAGTGAAATTTTCAcaatattctttttcttttaattattatCCCGAGTGGAGAATATTACTACCATATTGCTCAGGAAATTCAAGGAAATTATATCAGTTGTGTTTGGATACAATTACTATCTATTTGTGAAATAAAATtctcattttttaatttctgtATTTTTTCTTTGCGCCATATTCTGAAGTTTCCGAGTAGAGAATGGGGTATCTCTGAAACATATATCAATGATCACTTAATATATGATTGAAGATTTATAGTACAATTGACAATTTCAAAGAATTGATTTTATATTAACTTTATAAGATTTAATGGTGAAGACATTATTGTATACGACATCAACTTGATGTTTATCTTGTAGCTACAAGTTCTATCTAATTGACTAATTTGTTGAGATGAGTACATTTTTGTTTCgttttcctttttcattttgttACTATATTTGtttactctttcctttttccaatTTTATTATATACATGTTTACTATATTAGTAAAAACTTAGAATTCCCCAACTTGGATACTTTCAACGTTTGTATAAAACTATGGTCTAATCTAATAGGTTTACGCAAAGGAATTGGATAGTTTTGTGCATTAGTCAACAAAAAAAATCGTGGAATTAATTGAGTGTATAATACAACTTCTCTTATTTCATAATGTAAATACTAGTACATATCTTATTACAAACAGATACTAGCAATTTATTAATTGTTGCGTTCGGTATGAATCATATCTATCTAAATAAGATCAAATATGTAAATTACCACGAATTATGCTACTCCTGCATATTTTGTGAGAAATGGAGACAATCTTAATATCGCATTCCTaacttaaatatataatattggTAATACACGAAATagatattaatattaaaattgatgATATATAAGAGAAAATTATTGATGCAGTCTGGAGTTAAAAGTGAATGGATAGAAGAGAGACCAAAAAATTGTAGATAAAAACGTTAATAAAGATTTTCCAGAAATCTatgaatttaaaaagtacaaacCTCTAATTTGAAGTTAGCTAAAAAAACAAAGAGGGTAATgttacaattttaaaaattcgaaattGTATATccaataaaatactagtaataaaatCGAAGCCCAGCTAACGATTACAATAAACATGAAAGTTTAGGAACGAGATGACCTAGAGCTCTTCCGAAGACGTTCTCGCAGCTGTAGGCAGCCGGCTTGGCCCCGTCCGTGACAACGTGCAAGTTCTGGACCACGACATCCCTGCAAGGCACAGCCTTGCTGCAATTCAACACCACCGCATCAGCTCCGCTTGAAATTCCCACTATCACATTGAAGCTCACGTTGCTAATCTCCACCGCATTATTCTGCACCAAATTCATATATAAACCATGATTACTAATCTCTTAATTACCACGGATCGGAGCAATTAACAATTTACTACAATTAATTCATTACACTAGTTATGTATTGGTTGCCGCCGTAGAATTGGTCTATGATGATCGGATACACCGTGTCGTGGAACCATAATTTCTCGTAATGTATGTTTCTAACATACCCTCTTCCGCCCTGCCATGTCTTGATCCTTGCACCGTTGCTtgttgatggggtacgtactaaacaagcccaatagcagtgacggcccatcagcccaaagcacaaggaagagtatcagttcggcattaccaaagagttcggccccagccgcattaccaaagagttcggccccagcctacagctcggcattaccaaagagttcggccccagcctacagctcggtaaaagccgaccaatcaagctctactctcagatcggcaaaagctgctcggcaatagttcagaagttcggtctcagtattcgaccgaactgggagatagtggactcatgcagaacctccacgacctccactacacgatctatttagtggtgtcaactcatgcaggatagcggaccaaacaaagagatagtggacccatgcaggatctcatgacctccacgacatccactacctagttagtggtgatgcaagccacgatcttagttcaatgtataaatagaacttagatcagatagaagaggcgctctagacatcaaataacatatagcaagtctgtatttgtaagctgcaaaccagatcaagcaatacaatcttgccctcctttcttcccgtggacgtagatttacttcagtaaatcgaaccacgtaattctttgtgtcgtgatctatattcattacctgcatttactaccatcaaaaattcgcccaaccatcacttgTGTTTCTGAAAAGGACGTTGCTCACTGTAATATCTTCGACTATGGCTTCTGCTCCATGGTTGCCTAAGCTTCCGATGCTGAAATCAAACAGGGTTCTATTGATTATAGCGGGTTGACATTTGacaaaggaaaaataaataaatataacagTATCTCACATTAgtgtaaaaaatgaattaaaaataaataaatataaccTTATCCCATGTCCTGGACCACAAACGATGTTGTCAATCCTTGCATTCAAGGTCCCATTAATTATTGCAATGCAATCATCTCCTGCATTTCATTCGACTCTTTAACTTCAAAATactaattaaatactactaaaaatgtaatttgaaaaagaaatgGACCTGTCCCAATTCTGCTACTTGTTATATGAACATTTGTACAGTATTGAAGAAGCATTCCATCAGTGTTGGGACTGTCTCCGGGAGCTTCTATGGTGAGGCCAGAGATAGAAAGCGACTGTATTCCATTGAGGACGATATGCTTCGAAGGGCTGTCCTTAAACGTCAGACCACCATCTATGCTAACATTATTTGAGTTCGAGATCTCCATAATCTATCAAAATTCAGATTTCACTTACGCatcaattaatatttataaagaaAGGAGTACTCACAGTTGGTCTGTACAGGTtctgaaaaaaagaaaaaaatatatgttaGAAAGTCATTAAATTCGAAGATAATGATATATGTAATGTAATGTAATAGCATAAAACGAGTATTATTGAGATATATACGGTATTCGTCCACCATTGTTGGCCTTGGCCATCAATGATGCCTTGGCCTTTCAGTGTTAGGCCATCGACTTGGTGAAAGTAGAGCAACTGGTGACAGACATTGCCATCACATCTCCACGAGTAAGGATTATTAGGCGCCACGAGATTCCCATCTATCTGCAACAACACATTCACATTCACATAAATGGAATTGATGACTTAATTACTTCCATATATACTAAGACATCACCTTAACGGTGGTAGAGTTCGATTTACAAGGGCCTATGAAGCGCAACGGTTGGATCAAGAATGTCTTCCCTGAAGGAACCTTCATGGTCGTAGGAGACAATGATGCGCATGTTGCTTCCCATGCTTTCGCAAACGCCTGCAGCCAACAAACACCCAACATTGTCACTAATTGCCATTCCAAATCTACTCAATAAACTTGCATCATCACAATGGCATGTCCAGAACATAATAAAggataaattcataatttcatagattaaaaaaatactccatatttagcgcttattttttttcctttttttcataAGAATCAACTGAATTTTTCAATGTAATTTAATAGTCTCTTGTCCAAACTAGTACTAGTAAAAATCAGGCACGTGCTTTAATTAGGTTCTCAtgaaaatcaaagaaaaaaacaCTAGTAACATTATTAAAATTATGCATCTAGTTGATGCCACACAACAGTTAAAcgtcaaaaataaataaaattatgatgCAATTTCACTGGCAAGATATTTAAGCTTTGAAGATGTTACCTGTGTATCATCAGCTTGCCCATTGCCGATTGCTCCATAATCAACAACGTTACAGAATGGTGTCGACGCTGTTAAGATTGGATaacaaacaagaaaaaaagttaaaaagttGAAAGAGTTTCTCATTTTTCAAGTTCTTTTCTTAAGGAATcgggaagaagaagatgatttgATGAAGGCTTCgcacacatacatatatatattgttaTACCATGTGATAACGATcatatatgatatatatattGCTTGATAATATGTTCTTTAGATAATATTTTACGTATCGAATTGTAATCATAATCTCAGATGATAATCAATAATTGATTTGGGCTACACAATATacaaaaataacataatacaaATAATATTACATGTCAATCGtattcaaataattttaaattaaaatattttagcaATGAAAACCACTTTctttgttttaaaataattcaaaactaACGTGGTAAAACTGTACAACTAATGTGATTGCATATTAAAATGcaaaaacaaatactccattATAGCAGAATTAAAATTAGCTTAAacttattatataattaatcgGTACAATTATATTGGTATTATATGATAGatatgtaatttaaataatatttcgcatgcattaatatattattaaatatgaTACGATTAGGTAGATTTATTGCATGATacgtcatttttataatttgaacTGCATAATCATTCAGATATTCTGCACGGAATGAATTCATACAAGCCCAAAAGAAGGCCCAAATATACAACAAAAACCAAAATGGATAAATTATGTAAGAAAGCccaaataatacattaaaaatcaaaatggcaaaaattaaataagaaatgGAGATGCGGGGTATCGATCCCCGTACCTCTCGCATGCTAAGCGAGCGCTCTACCATCTGAGCTACATCCCCTTTGTTTTCACACTATAGATTCCAGTTTTTATATCATTAGTTTGGTAGGATAGGTGACTTGTCAACATTGTTTTGTAGTTATATGgccaataaaaaaaagtgtattcTTGTAGTAATATTAACATTTTTTTGTAGTTATATGgccaataaaaaaaagtgtcttgtagtaatattttttttatttatcttctcTACCGAATTGTTTCTAATAGTACAAATTATCTTTCTAATGATAAAACACAGAGGTAGGTTACGACAACCCACTTCTACTAAGGAATTTAAAACACACTTGACAACTTTTGGTTTCTCATTTTTCTATCCATGCCTTATTCATTCTTGAAAACTATTCACTGTTATTAATTTCCcggtttatatttttaaaggaATAGTTATTAACTGTCTGTTAATTAGTGTCTGTTAATTAGTACGCATGTTAGTTTTGGTGAATAATCAGTGCTATATTATAACCCGGAAAAATCTGTTTTAGAGTACAATTtcaccttagagcatccacaatggtcgGATGATTGTCCGCTTTAGTGATCGCCATATCAGCATTTTTTAGGCTTCTGTAGTGATTCAGTCATAGTGTCCGCCCTATCAcctatttttcatttaatttttaatattatcgtccaccattgtggatgctctttgAAAATTAACCCAACGTTTTAGTAGGTTACACTAATAGCTTTGAAAGTTGGAGTTAGATGGTGGGATGAAATTACTAAGCTATTCATCTTTCCCATTCTCTATTTGAGTTAACATATTGTACGTAGATAGTATTTTCGTCCAAATAAAAGTTTAACatgatattttatcttatgtACTCCCCAGTAAGTCTGTTTTATCACTTCACGAAGAAGTTTGCTTGAACTAGGAATTGCTACAGTGTGCTTATGTCTTTCCTAAGACCGAAGATGGGTATTGTCACCCTCATGCGACTTCCTGTGGCTATGGATTTTCTGTCGAAGATCACGCCTTCAATTTCTGGTCGTATTAAGTTCTTGTCTACGAACTTTTTGACTGTTTATGTATAAGTTTTTTGAGTATTTGGTAAGTTACAAGTGAGTGTTGTAAAAAATCCCAGCTCCCTCAGTCAATTAGTCAGGCCCATGTCTAAATGGCTTTCTGTGAAGATATAGGTTTGTTTCAAGCTTTTGTTGTTCTATTTAGTATCATGTTTTAGTGACTACTTCAGCGAAGAAGATGTGAATGACGTTGATTACTTGTTTAAGCCAGAAGAGCACTTGACATTCATATCGAATAATGCTATCGAAAAGGACAATGCTATGCAGCTACATTATGGCTAGTCATAAAATGGTTTAATAGCATAAAAAACCGGTTCGCTTAAAATTTCCTGCTTAGCATGAATTGGTTTTACTGTTATATCCTTTTCAGAGTTGGGCTTGGGCGGAGGAATTGAGCGCTGTATACTCTTTTTCTACCATTAATCATATTCTCCCGCCAGCATTTTCAGTTTCTCTCACGGTCTCacccatttcatttttacaaaatgaggcCATTTTTAGTTTCTCCCACAGTCTCACCCATTTCctttgatggggtacgaactaaacaactaaaccctagttgcgagcccaataacagtgacggcccatcagcccaaaacccaagaaagagtatcagttcggcatgaccaaagagttcggttcggcacaaccaaagagttcggtcgcagcctacagctcggtaaaagccaaccaatcaagctctactctcaaaa
This genomic interval from Salvia splendens isolate huo1 chromosome 13, SspV2, whole genome shotgun sequence contains the following:
- the LOC121760829 gene encoding probable polygalacturonase At3g15720, with the protein product MRNSFNFLTFFLVCYPILTASTPFCNVVDYGAIGNGQADDTQAFAKAWEATCASLSPTTMKVPSGKTFLIQPLRFIGPCKSNSTTVKIDGNLVAPNNPYSWRCDGNVCHQLLYFHQVDGLTLKGQGIIDGQGQQWWTNTNLYRPTIMEISNSNNVSIDGGLTFKDSPSKHIVLNGIQSLSISGLTIEAPGDSPNTDGMLLQYCTNVHITSSRIGTGDDCIAIINGTLNARIDNIVCGPGHGISIGSLGNHGAEAIVEDITVSNVLFRNTSDVRTPSTSNGARIKTWQGGRGYVRNIHYEKLWFHDTVYPIIIDQFYGGNQYITSNNAVEISNVSFNVIVGISSGADAVVLNCSKAVPCRDVVVQNLHVVTDGAKPAAYSCENVFGRALGHLVPKLSCLL